One region of Bacillota bacterium genomic DNA includes:
- a CDS encoding polysaccharide deacetylase: MNNRRYQLIVFITLFGILSGLSGYYLYSSIEPDSAPILPTQPQPTAAAQIEPTPELPPLSRPVDEEPGVKDGVKDKPAPLPEKIAYLTFDDGPSPEVTPLILATLKKYEVKATFFVVGWEVEAYPELARAIIEQGHALGNHTYSHQYARIYQSPQAFVDDLVHAEKIINEITGIKPRIMRAPGGSNAFLTAEYVRLLNNLGYVYYDWNVSSCDAALGGNIPAPDIVRNVLSQSSQNKTAIILMHDASDKLSTAAALPEIIEGLKRQGFSFQVLTPAVKPVQFPLRPDHTVKKNETH, from the coding sequence GTGAATAACCGGCGATACCAGCTTATTGTTTTTATTACTCTCTTTGGCATTCTTTCCGGGCTATCTGGTTACTACCTCTATTCTTCAATTGAGCCGGACTCGGCTCCAATCCTCCCGACCCAGCCCCAACCCACAGCGGCAGCCCAGATTGAACCTACGCCAGAACTGCCTCCCTTGTCAAGACCAGTCGATGAAGAACCTGGTGTTAAAGATGGTGTTAAAGATAAGCCAGCTCCCTTGCCGGAAAAAATAGCTTATCTTACTTTTGATGATGGTCCTAGTCCGGAGGTGACTCCACTCATCCTGGCTACGCTGAAAAAATATGAGGTTAAGGCTACTTTCTTTGTTGTCGGTTGGGAAGTCGAAGCTTATCCAGAACTAGCCCGGGCCATTATCGAACAGGGACATGCTCTGGGTAACCATACATATTCTCACCAGTACGCACGAATTTATCAGAGTCCCCAGGCATTTGTCGATGATTTAGTGCACGCAGAAAAGATAATCAATGAGATTACTGGGATAAAGCCGCGGATTATGCGGGCACCTGGTGGTTCCAATGCCTTTCTTACCGCTGAGTACGTGCGCTTATTAAATAATTTAGGGTATGTTTATTACGACTGGAATGTTTCTTCCTGCGATGCAGCCCTCGGCGGAAATATTCCGGCGCCTGACATTGTTCGAAATGTGTTATCCCAATCCAGTCAAAATAAGACCGCGATTATTCTTATGCATGATGCTTCGGACAAGCTGTCTACTGCGGCTGCTCTTCCTGAGATCATTGAAGGATTAAAGAGACAAGGTTTTTCTTTTCAAGTGCTTACGCCAGCGGTCAAGCCTGTTCAGTTTCCTTTGCGACCGGACCATACAGTAAAGAAGAACGAGACTCATTAG